The following are from one region of the Sulfurimicrobium lacus genome:
- the cspE gene encoding transcription antiterminator/RNA stability regulator CspE, protein MATGTVKWFNDAKGFGFITPDDGSEDLFAHFSAIQMGGFKTLKEGQKVQFEVTQGPKGKQASNIQAA, encoded by the coding sequence ATGGCAACTGGTACCGTAAAATGGTTTAACGACGCTAAAGGTTTTGGCTTTATCACTCCTGATGATGGCAGCGAAGATTTGTTTGCGCATTTCTCCGCCATCCAGATGGGTGGTTTCAAGACCCTGAAAGAAGGCCAAAAGGTCCAATTCGAAGTGACCCAAGGTCCTAAGGGCAAACAAGCCTCTAACATTCAAGCTGCCTAA
- the clpS gene encoding ATP-dependent Clp protease adapter ClpS, which yields MPGKYRESTVLEGQRAKLKPPSLFKVILLNDDYTPMEFVVIVLQRFFAKDREQATQIMLKVHREGRGLCGVYPRDIAATKVEQVLAFANEHQHPLQCVMEET from the coding sequence ATGCCCGGCAAGTATCGTGAAAGCACAGTATTGGAGGGGCAGCGCGCCAAGCTGAAGCCGCCTTCGCTGTTCAAGGTGATCCTGCTTAACGATGATTACACGCCAATGGAATTCGTGGTGATCGTGCTGCAGCGCTTTTTTGCCAAGGACCGTGAACAGGCGACGCAAATCATGCTCAAAGTTCATAGGGAGGGGCGCGGTTTATGCGGCGTCTATCCCCGCGATATAGCAGCAACCAAGGTGGAACAGGTGTTGGCATTTGCCAACGAGCATCAGCATCCGCTGCAATGCGTGATGGAGGAAACGTGA
- the clpA gene encoding ATP-dependent Clp protease ATP-binding subunit ClpA, with the protein MIAQELEVSLHMAFIEARQKRHEFISVEHLLLAMLDNPTAAQVLRACAANIDELRKQLSDFVAEHTPTVAGTDDVDTQPTLGFQRVIQRAILHVQSSGKKEVTGANVLVALFGEKDSHAVYFLQQQGVNRLDVVNYISHGISKVQEGAVPRQEPEQENEQEPTPASALDSFTQNLNHQALAGKIDPLIGRDLELERVVQTLCRRRKNNPLLVGEAGVGKTAIAEGLARRVVEGEVPEVLAKSTVYALDMGALLAGTKYRGDFEQRLKAVLKQLTDDPNAILFIDEIHTLIGAGAASGGTLDASNLLKPALSSGQLKCIGATTYNEYRGIFEKDHALSRRFQKIDVPEPSVEETVEILRGLKSRFEAHHGVKYTAAALTTAAELSARYINDRHLPDKAIDVIDEAGAAQRVLPKSKQKKTISIKEIEDIIAKIARIPPKSVSSDDRSALKTLERDLKAVVFGQDNAIEALASAIKMARSGLGSPNKPIGSFLFSGPTGVGKTEVARQLAYVMGIELIRFDMSEYMERHAVSRLIGAPPGYVGFEQGGLMTEQITKHPYSVLLLDEIEKAHPDIYNILLQVMDHGTLTDNNGRKADFRNVIIIMTTNAGAENLSKGSIGFAQSQKAGDEMAEIKRLFTPEFRNRLDATISFRALDHEVILRVVDKFLMQLEEQLHEKKVEATFTDALKDYLAKRGFDPLMGARPMARLIQDTIRRALADELLFGRLANGGHVTVDMDGDAVHLAFDEELEKAI; encoded by the coding sequence ATGATTGCCCAGGAACTGGAAGTATCTTTACATATGGCGTTCATCGAGGCGCGCCAGAAGCGCCACGAGTTCATTTCCGTGGAACACCTGCTGCTGGCCATGCTCGACAACCCGACTGCGGCCCAGGTGCTGCGTGCCTGTGCTGCGAACATCGACGAGTTGCGCAAGCAACTGTCCGATTTCGTGGCCGAGCATACGCCCACCGTGGCGGGTACGGACGACGTGGACACTCAGCCTACCCTGGGTTTTCAGCGCGTGATTCAGCGCGCCATTCTGCACGTGCAATCCTCCGGCAAGAAAGAAGTGACCGGCGCCAACGTGCTGGTGGCGCTGTTCGGCGAAAAGGACTCCCATGCCGTGTATTTCCTGCAGCAGCAGGGAGTGAACCGCCTCGACGTGGTCAATTACATTTCCCACGGTATCAGCAAGGTGCAGGAAGGCGCCGTTCCGCGCCAGGAGCCGGAACAGGAAAACGAACAGGAGCCGACGCCGGCCTCGGCGCTCGACAGTTTTACCCAGAACCTCAACCACCAGGCTTTGGCCGGCAAGATCGACCCGCTGATCGGTCGCGATCTCGAGCTGGAGCGCGTGGTGCAGACCCTGTGCCGCCGGCGCAAGAACAATCCGTTGCTGGTGGGCGAGGCGGGCGTGGGCAAGACCGCCATTGCCGAAGGATTGGCGCGCCGCGTCGTGGAAGGCGAGGTGCCGGAGGTGCTGGCGAAAAGCACGGTCTATGCGCTCGACATGGGGGCCTTGCTGGCCGGTACCAAGTATCGCGGTGATTTCGAGCAGCGCCTCAAAGCGGTGCTCAAGCAACTGACCGACGATCCGAATGCGATCCTGTTCATCGACGAAATTCACACCCTGATCGGTGCTGGCGCAGCCTCCGGCGGCACGCTGGATGCGTCCAACCTGCTCAAGCCGGCTTTGAGCTCCGGCCAGTTGAAGTGCATCGGCGCGACGACCTACAACGAATACCGCGGCATTTTCGAGAAGGACCACGCCCTGTCGAGGCGCTTCCAGAAAATTGACGTGCCCGAGCCGTCGGTGGAAGAGACGGTGGAAATCCTGCGCGGCCTCAAGTCGCGTTTCGAGGCCCATCACGGCGTGAAATACACGGCGGCAGCCCTGACCACCGCGGCGGAGCTTTCTGCGCGTTACATCAACGACCGCCATCTGCCCGACAAAGCGATCGATGTCATCGACGAAGCGGGCGCAGCGCAGCGCGTGCTGCCCAAGTCGAAGCAGAAGAAAACCATTTCCATCAAGGAGATAGAGGACATTATCGCCAAGATTGCGCGCATCCCGCCCAAGAGCGTTTCCAGCGACGACCGTTCGGCGCTGAAGACACTGGAACGCGATCTCAAGGCGGTGGTGTTCGGCCAGGACAATGCGATCGAAGCCCTGGCGTCGGCGATCAAGATGGCGCGCAGCGGGCTCGGCAGTCCCAACAAGCCGATCGGCTCGTTCCTCTTTTCCGGCCCGACCGGCGTGGGCAAGACCGAAGTGGCGCGGCAGCTGGCTTATGTGATGGGCATCGAACTGATCCGTTTCGACATGTCCGAATACATGGAGCGCCATGCGGTGTCGCGCCTGATCGGCGCGCCGCCGGGATATGTGGGTTTCGAGCAGGGCGGCCTGATGACCGAGCAGATCACCAAGCACCCCTACAGCGTGCTGCTGCTGGACGAGATCGAGAAGGCGCACCCGGATATCTACAACATCCTGCTGCAGGTCATGGACCACGGCACGCTCACCGACAACAACGGCCGCAAGGCGGATTTCCGCAACGTCATCATCATCATGACGACCAATGCCGGCGCCGAGAATCTGTCCAAGGGCAGCATCGGCTTCGCGCAGAGCCAGAAAGCCGGCGACGAAATGGCCGAGATCAAGCGGTTGTTCACGCCGGAGTTCCGCAACCGCCTGGATGCGACGATTTCCTTCCGCGCCCTGGACCATGAAGTCATCCTGCGCGTGGTGGACAAGTTCCTCATGCAACTGGAGGAGCAACTGCACGAGAAGAAAGTTGAAGCGACTTTCACAGATGCACTCAAGGACTATCTCGCCAAGCGCGGATTCGACCCGCTCATGGGTGCGCGCCCGATGGCTCGCCTGATCCAGGACACCATCCGCCGCGCGCTGGCGGACGAACTGCTGTTCGGGCGGCTCGCCAACGGCGGCCATGTCACGGTGGACATGGACGGCGATGCCGTGCATCTGGCGTTTGACGAAGAGCTGGAAAAAGCTATTTGA
- the earP gene encoding elongation factor P maturation arginine rhamnosyltransferase EarP produces MTQHGRKWDIFCAVVDNFGDIGVCWRLARQLAAEHDIEVRLWVDDLASLQTICPEINPDLSEQTARRVVVRRWEASFPAVAPADVVIEAFGCELPAGYVAAMADAACRPVWVNLEYLSAEIWVEGCHGLPSPHPRLPLTKYFFFPGFSSATGGLLAESGLLERRQAFQSDPEQLARFWQSIGLPQPEATECRVSLFGYENPALQGLLEAWASGVFPVTCLVPEGRMVAGVAAYFGRRELARGELLQRGSLAVHVLPFLEQERYDYLLWACDCNFVRGEDSFVRGQWAVRPFVWHIYPQNEGAHWVKLNAFLDRYCAALPGDAAAALRGLWEAWSRGDGAGEAWPAFWQWREVLEQHAQRWADAQIMHGDLAANLVQFCWKKI; encoded by the coding sequence TTGACCCAGCACGGCCGGAAATGGGACATTTTCTGTGCCGTGGTGGACAACTTTGGCGATATCGGCGTGTGCTGGCGCCTCGCACGCCAGCTTGCCGCCGAACATGATATTGAAGTGCGTCTGTGGGTGGACGACCTTGCCAGCCTGCAAACCATCTGTCCTGAAATCAATCCCGACCTGAGTGAGCAGACTGCGCGCCGCGTTGTGGTGCGGCGCTGGGAAGCGTCATTTCCCGCCGTGGCGCCCGCCGATGTGGTGATCGAGGCTTTCGGCTGCGAGCTTCCCGCAGGCTATGTCGCGGCGATGGCGGATGCGGCGTGCAGGCCGGTGTGGGTCAACCTGGAATATCTCAGTGCGGAGATCTGGGTCGAGGGCTGCCATGGTTTGCCCTCGCCCCATCCCCGCCTGCCGTTGACCAAATACTTCTTTTTCCCCGGATTTTCATCCGCTACCGGCGGATTGCTGGCGGAAAGCGGGCTGCTGGAGCGACGTCAGGCATTCCAGAGCGATCCCGAGCAGCTTGCCCGGTTCTGGCAATCCATCGGCTTGCCGCAGCCTGAAGCCACGGAGTGTCGCGTGTCCCTGTTCGGCTACGAAAATCCTGCCCTGCAGGGACTGCTCGAGGCCTGGGCCAGTGGCGTTTTCCCCGTGACCTGCCTGGTGCCGGAGGGCCGCATGGTGGCCGGTGTGGCCGCTTATTTCGGGCGACGCGAACTGGCCCGGGGCGAGTTGTTGCAGCGCGGCAGTCTCGCCGTGCACGTGCTGCCGTTCCTGGAGCAGGAGCGTTACGACTACCTGCTGTGGGCGTGCGACTGCAATTTCGTGCGCGGCGAGGACTCCTTCGTGCGCGGCCAGTGGGCGGTGCGGCCTTTCGTCTGGCACATCTACCCGCAGAACGAAGGGGCGCACTGGGTCAAATTGAATGCCTTTCTGGACCGCTATTGCGCCGCTTTGCCGGGCGATGCGGCCGCCGCCTTGCGCGGTCTGTGGGAGGCCTGGAGCCGCGGCGACGGGGCGGGCGAAGCGTGGCCTGCTTTCTGGCAATGGCGCGAGGTGCTGGAGCAGCATGCACAACGCTGGGCGGATGCACAGATAATGCATGGCGATCTTGCGGCAAATCTGGTGCAATTTTGTTGGAAAAAGATATAA
- the efp gene encoding elongation factor P: protein MKTAQELRAGNVFMIGSDPMVVLKAEYTKSGRNASVVKMKYKNLLSGSPGESVFRADDKFEVVSLERKEVTYSYFADPMYVFMDADYNQYEVEAENMGDSLNYLEDGMQCEVVFYNGKAISVELPTTVVREVIYTEPVARGDTSGKVMKTAKIGTGFELPVAAFVEIGDKIEIDTRTAEYKRRITG from the coding sequence ATGAAAACCGCACAGGAACTTCGCGCAGGCAACGTCTTCATGATCGGAAGCGACCCCATGGTCGTGCTGAAGGCCGAATACACAAAATCCGGCCGCAATGCGTCCGTGGTCAAGATGAAATACAAGAACCTGCTTTCCGGTTCTCCCGGCGAGAGCGTGTTCCGCGCGGACGATAAGTTCGAGGTGGTGTCGCTGGAGCGCAAGGAAGTGACCTATTCCTATTTCGCCGACCCGATGTACGTGTTCATGGACGCCGACTACAACCAGTACGAAGTTGAAGCCGAAAACATGGGCGACTCGCTCAACTACCTGGAAGACGGCATGCAGTGCGAGGTGGTGTTCTACAACGGCAAGGCCATTTCCGTGGAACTGCCCACCACCGTGGTTCGCGAAGTGATCTACACCGAACCGGTGGCACGCGGCGACACTTCCGGCAAGGTAATGAAGACGGCCAAGATCGGCACCGGCTTTGAACTGCCGGTCGCGGCTTTCGTCGAAATTGGCGACAAGATCGAGATCGATACCCGTACCGCGGAATATAAGCGGCGCATTACCGGCTAA
- a CDS encoding serine/threonine protein kinase — protein MSNAAIPSTIGRFKVLRVLGEGAQSVVYLAEDPHLQREVAIKTVHLAGGEDHLKRTRALIDEARTVSKLQHPNIVPIFEAGEHEGNPYLVFEYVQGSDLSLLIKREGALASQRAVELAIQILDAVAYAHQHNIIHRDLKPSNILINAEGVPRVMDFGIATRISEKAGAEQELMLFGTPGYMAPEYITDKEIGPKLDIFASGMILHQMLTGKPAVQGRDPRDTLRLIVDEPIAPPSARNSQVDEKLDDIVLKALAKDPMSRYDSAQEMKAALQTYLNPETDPIAATTNQGTLDFLLRRMRHKSDFPALAESISAINRITSSEMESVTQLSNAILKDVALTSKLLKVVNAAYYSQCGGGAISTVSRSVVILGFDAVRNLALTLMLFDHLQNKEHAAQLKDEFVRSLYSGIIAKGLANKVGIRNSEEGFICALFHNLGKLLCMFYLLEEVEEVNKLAQQKKMSEENASITVLGMSYQDIGIGVAKAWNFPEQISHSMRSLPPGDRVKRPATDLDRLNTLSAFSHEICRMATHEESSERTKELLRLTQRFGSALEIGEKAILATAESAALDFAKFVSTLQLDLRQSKLGKQLIKGTTRAEAAPATMATASGMTDAILGEDGTLIGDDDQTRTIELPPGRMHENAQGILTQGIQDISNSLVEGRSLNDIMRMIMETMYTSIGFSRVLLCIKDARQNMMSARSGFGPDTTEVIKHFKFSMAFSPDVFHVSMKNNVDIIIEDIDDPKIQTRIPAWYRQSVPAHTFVLFPIVLKNNPVALIYADKPKAGDIKLPEQELGLLRVLRNQALLAIKTQA, from the coding sequence ATGAGCAATGCTGCAATCCCGTCCACCATCGGACGTTTCAAGGTATTAAGAGTACTCGGCGAAGGCGCCCAGAGCGTGGTCTATCTCGCCGAAGACCCGCACCTGCAACGCGAAGTGGCGATCAAGACGGTGCACCTCGCCGGCGGGGAAGACCATCTCAAACGCACGCGGGCGCTGATCGACGAAGCACGCACCGTGAGCAAGCTGCAGCACCCCAATATCGTGCCGATTTTCGAGGCCGGCGAACACGAGGGCAACCCCTACCTGGTGTTCGAATATGTTCAGGGCAGCGACCTCTCCCTCCTCATCAAACGCGAAGGTGCCTTGGCCTCGCAACGCGCCGTGGAACTGGCCATCCAGATTCTCGATGCCGTGGCCTACGCGCACCAGCACAACATCATCCACCGCGACCTCAAGCCGTCCAACATCCTGATCAACGCCGAAGGCGTGCCGCGCGTAATGGATTTCGGCATCGCCACGCGCATTTCCGAAAAGGCCGGCGCGGAGCAGGAGCTGATGCTGTTCGGCACCCCGGGCTACATGGCGCCGGAATACATTACCGACAAGGAAATCGGCCCCAAGCTGGATATATTCGCCAGCGGCATGATTCTGCACCAGATGCTGACCGGCAAGCCTGCGGTACAAGGCCGCGATCCGCGCGACACGCTGCGCCTCATCGTCGATGAACCGATCGCCCCGCCATCGGCACGCAACAGCCAGGTGGACGAAAAGCTCGACGATATCGTGCTCAAGGCGCTGGCCAAAGACCCCATGAGCCGTTACGACTCGGCACAGGAAATGAAAGCGGCGCTACAGACTTACCTCAATCCAGAAACCGATCCCATTGCCGCCACCACCAACCAGGGAACGTTGGATTTCCTGTTGCGCCGCATGCGCCACAAGAGCGATTTCCCCGCGCTGGCGGAGTCCATCAGCGCCATCAACCGCATCACCTCCTCGGAGATGGAAAGCGTCACGCAGCTTTCCAATGCCATCCTCAAGGACGTGGCGCTCACCAGCAAACTGCTGAAAGTGGTCAACGCCGCCTATTATTCGCAGTGCGGCGGCGGCGCCATCAGCACGGTGTCGCGCTCGGTGGTGATCTTGGGTTTCGACGCGGTGCGCAACCTCGCGCTTACCCTGATGCTGTTCGACCACCTGCAGAACAAGGAGCACGCCGCCCAGCTCAAGGACGAGTTCGTGCGCTCGCTGTACAGCGGCATCATCGCCAAGGGACTGGCCAATAAAGTCGGCATCCGCAACTCCGAAGAAGGCTTCATCTGCGCACTTTTCCACAATCTTGGCAAATTGCTGTGCATGTTCTACCTGCTGGAAGAGGTGGAAGAAGTAAACAAGCTCGCTCAGCAAAAAAAGATGAGCGAAGAAAATGCCTCGATCACGGTCCTCGGCATGTCGTACCAGGATATAGGGATCGGCGTTGCCAAGGCGTGGAATTTTCCCGAGCAGATTTCCCACAGCATGCGCAGCCTGCCGCCTGGCGACAGGGTCAAAAGGCCGGCTACGGACCTTGATCGCCTCAACACGCTATCGGCTTTTTCGCATGAAATCTGCCGCATGGCCACTCACGAAGAGAGCAGCGAAAGAACCAAGGAACTGTTGCGCCTCACGCAACGCTTCGGCTCCGCGCTGGAAATCGGCGAAAAAGCCATCCTCGCCACTGCGGAAAGTGCCGCGCTGGATTTCGCCAAGTTCGTCAGCACGCTGCAGCTCGATCTGCGCCAGAGCAAGCTCGGGAAACAACTAATCAAGGGCACCACCCGTGCAGAAGCCGCTCCTGCGACGATGGCAACAGCCAGCGGCATGACGGATGCCATCCTCGGCGAGGACGGCACGCTAATCGGAGACGACGACCAGACGCGCACGATCGAGCTCCCCCCGGGAAGAATGCACGAGAATGCCCAGGGCATCCTTACCCAGGGCATTCAGGACATCAGCAATTCGCTGGTGGAAGGACGCTCGCTCAACGACATCATGCGCATGATCATGGAAACCATGTACACCAGCATCGGTTTCTCCCGCGTGCTGCTGTGCATCAAGGACGCGCGCCAGAACATGATGTCGGCACGCTCCGGCTTCGGGCCGGACACCACGGAGGTCATTAAACACTTCAAGTTCTCCATGGCGTTCTCGCCGGATGTTTTTCATGTCAGCATGAAAAACAACGTCGACATCATCATCGAAGACATCGACGACCCAAAAATCCAGACCCGCATCCCGGCCTGGTATCGCCAATCTGTCCCGGCACATACTTTCGTGCTGTTCCCGATCGTGCTCAAGAACAACCCGGTTGCGCTGATTTACGCCGACAAACCCAAAGCCGGGGACATCAAGCTGCCGGAGCAGGAACTGGGACTATTGCGCGTGCTGCGCAATCAGGCGCTGCTGGCGATCAAGACACAGGCGTAA